Proteins from a genomic interval of Channa argus isolate prfri chromosome 11, Channa argus male v1.0, whole genome shotgun sequence:
- the LOC137135740 gene encoding ubiquilin-1-like, with product MSDVKKAELAAPGECPRNVRIRVAVKSLSENQEFTVSGDCTVRQLKLGLSERMGASAQQLVLIHSGRVLRETEVLSHLRGQDKLVSLCMLLSPQQSSAAPTDDWSSEEIQTDFRAVLGHDHDNATPSPTSPLCLVEDLDNLGLTNSGPGFFPSIQCQMEKQVPADSEMLCRVLSSPFMQSTLSSSSSPELTRQLILSNPQLQQHLERNPEVLNNTDGIIQVLELVRNPDMIQDAIQNKDRALDDLQPEQDNPETVTDHSDGPQQAEGKIQTHDAQLPQIHPVVNKTCTPEGERGQTTSFRSDSTDPLRELSATPRAHPNPQQTAGMQSLLKEILASPGLMESLLSGPYISSLLNCLSQNPDLAAQMLLSHPLFSGNLQLQQQIRQQLPLFLQQMQSPELLSALLNPRAMEAVLQIHQGLQTLAAEAPDLIPLSGLGNTEASGNAAPELKSASVLNSQSGNGPQVATVTEQQQQFVQQMLRALADTSNVVHCEEAEFQEELEQLSSMGFRDRQANLQALISTGGDLTTAIQQLLSL from the exons ATGTCAGACGTGAAGAAAGCAGAACTTGCAGCACCGGGTGAATGTCCCAGGAATGTGAGGATCCGTGTTGCTGTGAAAAGTCTCTCGGAGAACCAAGAGTTCACCGTTAGCGGAGACTGCACCGTCAGACAG TTGAAACTGGGACTGTCAGAGCGCATGGGAGCCTCAGCACAGCAGCTGGTGCTGATCCACTCGGGCCGGGTCCTCAGAGAGACAGAAGTCCTGAGTCACCTTAGAGGACAGGATAAACTGGTCAGCCTGTGCATGCTACTAAG CCCCCAGCAGTCATCGGCTGCACCCACCGATGATTGGTCTTCAGAAGAGATCCAAACCGACTTCAGAGCTGTTCTTGGCCATGACCATGACAACGCCACACCCTCTCCCACCTCTCCCTTATGTCTGG TGGAAGATCTGGACAATCTTGGCCTAACAAACAGCGGACCTGGCTTCTTCCCCTCAATCCAGTGCCAGATGGAAAAGCAGGTGCCAGCTGACTCAGAGATGCTGTGCCGTGTTCTGAGCAGTCCCTTCATGCAGAgcaccctctcctcctcctccagtccTGAACTGACCAGGCAGCTCATTCTGTCCAATCCCCAACTACAGCAGCACCTAGAGAGAAACCCAGAAGTGCTTAACAACACAGATGGAATAATTCAG GTGTTGGAGCTTGTGAGGAACCCTGACATGATACAGGACGCAATCCAAAACAAAGACCGAGCACTAGACGATTTGCAGCCAGAGCAGGACAACCCTGAAACCGTTACTGATCATTCTGATGGTCCTCAACAGGCTGAAGGAAAAATACAGACACATGATGCACAACTACCACAG ATACACCCAGTggtgaataaaacatgtacaCCTGAAGGAGAGAGGGGCCAGACCACATCTTTCCGCAGTGATTCAACAGATCCTCTTAGAGAACTGTCAGCCACACCCAGAGCTCATCCAAACCCTCAGCAAACTGCAG GCATGCAGTCATTGCTGAAAGAAATCTTGGCGAGTCCAGGTCTGATGGAGAGCCTGCTGTCTGGGCCATACATCAGTAGTCTTCTGAATTGCCTCAGCCAGAACCCTGACCTGGCTGCACAG ATGCTGCTGAGTCACCCATTGTTCTCAGGAaatctgcagctgcagcagcagataaGACAGCAGCTTCCTCTCTTCCTGCAACAG atgcagagtcCAGAGCTGCTGTCAGCTTTGTTGAATCCCAGAGCTATGGAAGCTGTGCTACAGATCCACCAAGGCCTACAAACTCTGGCTGCAGAGGCTCCTGACCTCATACCTCt GTCTGGACTTGGAAACACTGAAGCCAGTGGTAATGCTGCCCCTGAGCTCAAGTCGGCCTCTGtcctgaacagccaatcagggAATGGTCCTCAGGTTGCTACggtgacagagcagcagcagcagtttgtacAACAGATGCTACGGGCACTGGCTGACACCAGTAATGTG GTCCATTGTGAGGAGGCTGAGTTCCAGGAGGAGCTAGAGCAGCTGAGCTCAATGGGcttcagagacagacaggcaaaCCTTCAGGCCCTCATTAGCACGGGAGGAGACCTCACTACTGCAATCCAACAGTTGCTTAGTCTCTGA
- the gkap1 gene encoding G kinase-anchoring protein 1 isoform X2 encodes MASSAMITVPTTASRFALLQIDSDSDSDTSEHGKTTTKGGRDASGKPRQAKAGAAGGKAAQGNDKKKDKKKKKKEQQQSEANELRNLAFKKIPQKSSAPPPCLSLSEIASELLSPPSGDLDIPSEGWQQWKQRDEQNTTHTSSPKSRGGKEVGGKKEKKKNQQPKDKKTVSLQDFQAEGSVEHLNRKQEKEDTRAANPALGIGQEERFFNKLEDDVSRIIQQEKRREQYANSQGQENNTSTEHEQDPRAEQLKYELEKKDEEIHKLKKTILEWEVKYKEVKARNAQLLKMLQQGEMKDKAEILLLVEELLHIKEELSSQVTLLHAALEQERSKVKGLQSEQPKHQGNKKGKRGSEMDL; translated from the exons ATGGCATCGTCTGCAATGATCACCGTCCCCACCACCGCCTCCCGTTTCGCCCTTCTCCAGATCGACTCGGATTCGGACTCCGATACCTCAGAACACGGGAAGACCACCACCAAAGGCGGACGGGACGCCTCCGGGAAGCCCCGGCAAGCAAAGGCAGGAGCAGCCGGGGGCAAGGCGGCTCAGGGCAACGAcaagaagaaagacaagaaaaagaagaagaaggaacaGCAGCAGAGTGAGGCAAACGAA TTACGTAATCTGGCCTTCAAGAAGATTCCTCAGAAGTCTTCTGCCCCGCCTCCGTGTTTGTCCCTGTCCGAAATAGCCAGTGAACTTCTCAGTCCTCCATCAGGGGACCTCGATATACCTTCAGAGGGGTGGCAGCAGTGGAAGCAGAGGGATGAGCAG AACACTACACACacatcttcaccaaagtcaagGGGAGGAAAAGAAGTTGGTgggaagaaggagaaaaagaagaatcagcagccaaaagacaaaaagacagttTCACTGCAAGACTTCCAGGCGGAAGGCAGTGTAG AACATTTGAATAGGAAACAAGAGAAAGAG GACACCAGAGCAGCTAACCCAGCACTAGGTATTGGGCAGGAGGAGCGTTTTTTTAATAAGCTGGAAGATGACGTCAGTCGGATTATCCAACAAGAAAAAAGACGAGAACAGTACGCTAACAGCCAGGGTCAGGAAAACAACACGTCCACAGAACATGAACAG GACCCCCGAGCTGAACAGCTGAAGTACGAGCTGGAGAAGAAAGACGAGGAAATTCATAAGTTAAAAAAGACCATCTTAGAGTGGGAG GTAAAATACAAAGAGGTTAAAGCAAGAAACGCCCAGCTGCTTAAGATGCTCCAACAGGGAGAAA TGAAGGATAAAGCAGAAATCCTTCTATTAGTAGAAGAGTTACTACATATCAAGGAGGAACTGTCATCACAG gtaACATTACTACATGCTGCTCTTGAACAAGAAAGATCTAAAGTTAAAGGTCTGCAGTCAGAACAGCCAAAGCATCAG GGGAACAAGAAGGGAAAGAGAGGCTCAGAGATGGATCTATGA
- the gkap1 gene encoding G kinase-anchoring protein 1 isoform X1 — MASSAMITVPTTASRFALLQIDSDSDSDTSEHGKTTTKGGRDASGKPRQAKAGAAGGKAAQGNDKKKDKKKKKKEQQQSEANELRNLAFKKIPQKSSAPPPCLSLSEIASELLSPPSGDLDIPSEGWQQWKQRDEQITTELYEADLEKALILSKLEYEQQKQNTTHTSSPKSRGGKEVGGKKEKKKNQQPKDKKTVSLQDFQAEGSVEHLNRKQEKEDTRAANPALGIGQEERFFNKLEDDVSRIIQQEKRREQYANSQGQENNTSTEHEQDPRAEQLKYELEKKDEEIHKLKKTILEWEVKYKEVKARNAQLLKMLQQGEMKDKAEILLLVEELLHIKEELSSQVTLLHAALEQERSKVKGLQSEQPKHQGNKKGKRGSEMDL; from the exons ATGGCATCGTCTGCAATGATCACCGTCCCCACCACCGCCTCCCGTTTCGCCCTTCTCCAGATCGACTCGGATTCGGACTCCGATACCTCAGAACACGGGAAGACCACCACCAAAGGCGGACGGGACGCCTCCGGGAAGCCCCGGCAAGCAAAGGCAGGAGCAGCCGGGGGCAAGGCGGCTCAGGGCAACGAcaagaagaaagacaagaaaaagaagaagaaggaacaGCAGCAGAGTGAGGCAAACGAA TTACGTAATCTGGCCTTCAAGAAGATTCCTCAGAAGTCTTCTGCCCCGCCTCCGTGTTTGTCCCTGTCCGAAATAGCCAGTGAACTTCTCAGTCCTCCATCAGGGGACCTCGATATACCTTCAGAGGGGTGGCAGCAGTGGAAGCAGAGGGATGAGCAG ATTACCACTGAACTATATGAAGCAGACTTGGAAAAGGCCTTGATTCTAAGTAAATTGGAGtatgaacaacaaaaacag AACACTACACACacatcttcaccaaagtcaagGGGAGGAAAAGAAGTTGGTgggaagaaggagaaaaagaagaatcagcagccaaaagacaaaaagacagttTCACTGCAAGACTTCCAGGCGGAAGGCAGTGTAG AACATTTGAATAGGAAACAAGAGAAAGAG GACACCAGAGCAGCTAACCCAGCACTAGGTATTGGGCAGGAGGAGCGTTTTTTTAATAAGCTGGAAGATGACGTCAGTCGGATTATCCAACAAGAAAAAAGACGAGAACAGTACGCTAACAGCCAGGGTCAGGAAAACAACACGTCCACAGAACATGAACAG GACCCCCGAGCTGAACAGCTGAAGTACGAGCTGGAGAAGAAAGACGAGGAAATTCATAAGTTAAAAAAGACCATCTTAGAGTGGGAG GTAAAATACAAAGAGGTTAAAGCAAGAAACGCCCAGCTGCTTAAGATGCTCCAACAGGGAGAAA TGAAGGATAAAGCAGAAATCCTTCTATTAGTAGAAGAGTTACTACATATCAAGGAGGAACTGTCATCACAG gtaACATTACTACATGCTGCTCTTGAACAAGAAAGATCTAAAGTTAAAGGTCTGCAGTCAGAACAGCCAAAGCATCAG GGGAACAAGAAGGGAAAGAGAGGCTCAGAGATGGATCTATGA